In Leptodactylus fuscus isolate aLepFus1 chromosome 2, aLepFus1.hap2, whole genome shotgun sequence, one genomic interval encodes:
- the SLC5A3 gene encoding sodium/myo-inositol cotransporter has protein sequence MRASLEAADIAIVALYFVMVLCFGFFAMWKSNRSTVSGYFLAGRSMTWAAIGASLFVSNIGSEHFIGLSGSGAASGFAVGAWELNALLLLQLLGWVFIPVYIRSGVYTMPEYLSKRFGGHRIQVYFAVLSLILYIFTKLSVDLYSGALFIQESLGWNLYLSVILLIGMTALLTVTGGLVAVIYTDTLQAFLMIIGALTLTIIGFMEIGGFEEVKRRYMLATPNITSILLTHNFTNTNSCHVEPKPDSLKMLREPTDEDIPWPGFLMGQTPASVWYWCADQVIVQRVLAAKNISHAKGSTLMAGFLKILPMFLIVIPGMISRIMFVDDIACINPEHCMEVCGSRAGCSNIAYPRLVMKVLPVGLRGLMMAVMIAALMSDLDSIFNSASTIFTLDIYKFIRKNAASRELMLVGRVFVAFMVVISIAWVPIIVEMQGGQMYLYIQEVADYLTPPVAALFLLGVFWKRCNEQGAFYGGMVGFVLGVTRLVLAFVYRAPECNLPDNRPDFIKNIHYMYVATALFWITAIIAIVVSLLTEPPKKEQIRTTTFWALKDKSLKEQPHNEESYKEHEKNATPSPDALKQVLPNGKSEDHIKSIQTEDINLLMTYKDDSNPISSLSVSEAETPVDCYSNGQASLMGQLPLELNNEDKSKCSKFVDWFCGYKSTTANKKAIKDEVDDEAVCLKMLEENPIVKRVLNTGLVCVCSVGVFMFIYFSL, from the coding sequence ATGAGGGCTTCACTGGAAGCAGCTGATATCGCCATAGTGGCGTTGTATTTTGTAATGGTgttatgttttggattttttgccATGTGGAAATCTAACAGGAGTACGGTGAGCGGATACTTCCTGGCAGGTCGTTCTATGACCTGGGCAGCTATCGGTGCCTCCCTGTTTGTAAGCAATATTGGTAGTGAACATTTCATTGGACTGTCGGGATCTGGAGCAGCGAGCGGATTTGCAGTAGGTGCGTGGGAACTGAACGCCTTGTTGCTATTACAGCTCCTCGGATGGGTCTTTATTCCAGTCTACATACGATCTGGAGTCTATACTATGCCGGAATATTTATCAAAACGTTTTGGAGGACATAGAATCCAAGTGTACTTTGCTGTTCTTTCCTTGATTTTGTACATCTTCACCAAACTGTCCGTAGACTTGTATTCCGGAGCGTTGTTTATCCAAGAATCTCTCGGATGGAACTTATATTTATCAGTTATCTTACTCATCGGAATGACTGCGCTCCTCACGGTCACTGGTGGTTTGGTCGCTGTGATTTATACGGACACCCTCCAGGCTTTTCTCATGATCATTGGGGCGCTGACTTTAACCATTATAGGTTTCATGGAAATCGGTGGTTTTGAAGAAGTTAAAAGGAGATATATGTTGGCAACACCCAATATCACCTCTATATTGCTAACCCATAATTTTACTAATACCAACTCTTGCCATGTCGAACCAAAACCTGATTCCCTTAAAATGCTTCGGGAACCTACTGATGAAGACATCCCGTGGCCTGGATTTCTCATGGGCCAGACTCCTGCATCAGTATGGTATTGGTGTGCAGATCAAGTCATTGTCCAGAGAGTTTTGGCAGCCAAAAATATTTCCCACGCCAAAGGGTCAACTTTAATGGCtgggtttttaaaaattttaccAATGTTCTTAATCGTAATTCCAGGGATGATCTCCAGAATAATGTTTGTGGATGATATCGCCTGCATTAACCCGGAGCActgcatggaagtatgtggcaGCCGAGCTGGGTGCTCCAATATTGCCTATCCACGATTGGTCATGAAAGTTCTCCCCGTAGGTTTACGTGGTCTCATGATGGCTGTTATGATTGCAGCCCTTATGAGTGATCTAGACTCCATATTTAACAGTGCAAGCACCATCTTTACACTTGACATCTACAAATTTATCCGGAAAAATGCAGCATCTCGAGAACTTATGCTGGTCGGGAGAGTGTTTGTAGCTTTCATGGTAGTCATCAGTATTGCTTGGGTCCCAATAATTGTGGAAATGCAAGGAGGCCAAATGTATCTTTATATTCAAGAAGTGGCGGACTACTTGACGCCCCCAGTAGCGGCGTTGTTCCTGCTGGGAGTATTCTGGAAGCGCTGCAATGAACAAGGGGCATTTTATGGTGGCATGGTAGGCTTCGTACTTGGAGTCACACGTCTTGTATTGGCCTTTGTTTATCGAGCCCCAGAGTGCAACCTACCAGACAATCGGCCTGACTTCATCAAAAATATCCACTATATGTACGTTGCAACTGCTCTATTTTGGATTACTGCGATTATTGCTATTGTAGTCAGCCTTTTGACGGAACCTCCAAAGAAAGAACAAATCAGGACCACTACTTTCTGGGCACTAAAAGACAAGTCTCTAAAAGAACAACCACACAATGAGGAATCCTATAAAGAACATGAGAAAAATGCTACGCCTTCCCCAGATGCCCTTAAACAAGTGCTTCCGAATGGGAAGTCCGAGGACCATATCAAGAGTATCCAAACGGAGGACATAAACCTTCTAATGACTTACAAAGATGACTCCAATCCAATAAGTTCCTTGAGTGTCTCGGAAGCGGAGACTCCCGTGGATTGTTACTCTAATGGGCAAGCGTCTCTTATGGGACAGTTGCCCCTGGAGCTTAATAACGAGGACAAAAGCAAATGCTCAAAGTTTGTTGACTGGTTCTGTGGGTATAAAAGCACCACTGCCAATAAAAAAGCCATAAAGGATGAGGTGGACGATGAAGCCGTGTGCTTAAAAATGTTGGAAGAGAACCCAATTGTCAAACGAGTTCTCAACACTGGACTGGTTTGTGTATGCTCTGTAGGGGTGTTCATGTTCATTTACTTCTCATTGTAA